The Ipomoea triloba cultivar NCNSP0323 chromosome 4, ASM357664v1 DNA segment AATCAGTGATAACAAACCACCATAAGCAAAGTGGGTATGAACCTGTATAGCATGGCCAGTATGTCGGACAACCACCATTTGAAATTTCCCTTGCATTTGACCTATTGTAAGAGATCtgtaaaaattcaaacaaatctTAGTTCTGTCATTAGTTCAAAAAATTCATCAATTCCCAATTTCTAAGAACACGACAAACAAGCAGAATATTAGTTTTGGTCATTCAAATGACTAGAAGATGATTTAAAAGTTTCATTAGGAAGTATTCCTTTCAGAATCTATCAGACAGTTGAGattaatataaaacaaaattctGTAAAAGCTACTTGCAAAagaaataacattattatgCTCATTGATGAATGTTCACTGAACCTACTAAATCAAATGAGTTAAGAGAATATTAAATGAGTAGTGCGGAGTGACTAATGAGTATCCTTTGAAATGCCCTTCTTATGTCAGTATGTGACGTAGAGGTGTCCTTTGAAATGATCAGCACCTTCTAACTTAAGAAATAAATGGGGTTGTGCCCTCTAGTATTGACAAATTCAATGACATAATCTGAGCTTTCAAGCAATTCACATAACTGAAGCTATTTTGCAAAAACGCTTGCAATCAATTAAATTGTCtcttaaaatttgttttcttctaaacATCAAATTTCCCATTTAATAAATCTCAAAATTGAGTGTGTTAATATCTTGTAGTACCAGCATATCATTAGATAACTTGTGCATGAAAATAGTCTTTGTTCATCCTCTTCTATTAATCTAGTTCATCAACTTCAGCTGTTTTGGAGCTTGTTAAGAGATTGCACAACTGAAAAATTATGTTCTTGTCACTCTTAAGCTATGAAGAGGTCACCCTTTAAAATTCTAAAGGTCTTCACCATCATCTATCAAGAAATTGAACAAGACAAATTGCTTAAACTTTAGTATTCTAAATCCTCTGTACATACATTTCAAACTCCTGATCCTCTGTAGTCTTGCTTAAATGACCAAAACCTTCTAAAGCTTCTACATGTATGCTAGAATAGATGAGCACTATTCCAATCCACAAATTTTGCTCTCTAGCCTTTTCTCTTTGGATAGCCTCCATGCAAGCTTTTTAACAATGAGCAAGTAAAATGCATGCATAGATAGAAACTACTGAAATTATCATGTTAAATTGACAAGTTGAATTGCAAAAAACCTGTCCAGTCTGTCTGTCCCTGCTAAAAGCAAGAGTTTTGGTACAGCACTTGATAAAAACTTTTCAGAAAGGCCTTCATACCTGAAATGCAAGTTCAACCAGAGAGATTTATGCTGTCACAAAACACAATGTAATCACCTAATTTGATGTGAATCTCAGATTAGGAAAAGAAACTAGTACCAGCCCCTCCAATATTGCTCAGTTTCTTCCAGTCTTGATCGATAGGTGTAACTGCAACACAGGTAAAAAAAACCTTCCCCTAGTTACTAATTATTACTCTTGTTtttgggagagagagagagagagaatcttGGGAAGGGAAAGgcaaaaagaagagaaaaaagatgCCAAAACTAGAGCAAATATGCACACCATTTCTTTGAATCATCAAATATCAATGTGCTAGGAATTGATATGCGAGCAGAGTCAATATTTCTTAAAGTGCCACCTTTCACACTCCATTCAATCTACAAATACATATACACCTTAAATTAGTAGCATGATTAATGGAGATTAAAGGCTAAGACAATGGCATACTAGAAGAAAACCCAAGTGGTCAAAATGCAGTGAAGTAGAAATGTGATACAAGAATGATGAGGCCATGGTATTTTGAGACCAGAGGAGGCAAGTGTCATTATTAAAATGTGTACATATAATTGATCCCAAAAAGGACACAAATTTCAAGATAATTTACCGCTTTTTCTAGGGATGAAAAATGCTGCATTCTGTTTGATAGGATCTTCTGCATATGAATCAACGATGACATTGCTGTCCCCTGAAATTTTGGGAAACCAGGTAACGTattttgttgaatttatgcAGTTGAATAATTCAAAAATGTTAACACAAGACTATAATTTTAGACCTCAACAACATCCACAACAATCAGCCCAGCCAAAGTAGATAGCACTTTCTTTGCAGCAATATGAACTGCAACTGCACCTCCCATGCTGTTGTATGATTATAAAAGAACATTAGTTCAGCAGTTGGCAGTTGCTTAATACTATTCAATTTATGAACTTAGTTCAACCTGTGGCCAACTAGCACAACTGCAGGTGGAGCATCTCCATACATCGTCTTAAAAACAGCCACCACATCACTACATAAGGTCTGCAATCATTGTAAGCAACTTCAGCACAGGACTGGCCACGGTGTTAATAGGAAAGAAAGTAAAACAGCAGTTAGATAACAAATACCTCAATAGACAAATCTACTTCATTCTCTGTGGAAGACTTCCCATGTCCCCTCAAGTCCATGGCCACTATCCTAGCTTTCTCCTTCATTTTGCTTGCAGCCAATGCAAATGAAAGTCTGGAAAATCATAGAAAGTATACAAATTTCAAAAGAAGGAACTACTTACCATTTTAGCTACTTGTGTgcaggaaaaaagtaatacagaGCATGTCCACTTATGTGCAGGAAAAGAATATGTACAGACAATGTCTATCGTCTAACAGAATGCTCAATCAAATCTGTTTAATTCTATATAATAACTGAAACCTGGCAAACTAAGCAAGACTAGGTAATTACTGgaataagaaaatgaaatatattttaagatATCATTACAACTTTCCCCAACAGTACACTCAACATACCCAGAATAACCACCACCATGTAAGCACAAAACCACTGGTCCTTCAGTCCCTGCCAAATAAACATGAAAGACCTGAAAtgccaaagaaaataaaagatgatTCTTCTATTtaggagaaagaagaaacaAGCTGGTAGAAAGAAACAATGAAGGACATTTACAGAATGTTCACTAACATCATTTGAATCTGAAATCTGTACATCATCCTCTTTGTCAAAATAGTCTGACCAATCTAAAGGTCCATATTTCTGTGAAGAAgacctgcatatatatataaatgaaaacaTCAGACAAATTGTAATTCAGAACTGCCATTTCTCTAGGCTATCAATGATGAGATATCAAATCATCAGCAAAACTTGCATTATAAAGATGATTTTAAATCAAATGAAGAAAGACATCTGGTCAACAAAAACCAAATATGACAAATTCAAAAACTGTAGTAAACATTAACAGATATCACACAAGTGGTCTATGGGTCATTTATACAAGACATAAATAGATAGAGCAAAACCTTAAAATAGTTCGAACCCCCAAAGTATGCACAACTCAAATATTAGCAATAAATGTGGAATTTAACTTTGTGatactattaattattatcctGTATGGAAGCGTATATTAAAAGTCCCTTCTTTGGAGCTTTATAGTTTCCTTTCTAAAGAAAGCCAAACAACAGCAAACTTGATACTGAATCCCAAAAGGGGACATTTACATGACCAAAACAGAATCTAAGAAGTCTTTTCTATATATCACAGATGAAAAGCACCTTAGAACATGGAAAAGGAAATAGATGAAAAGCAATCAAACACCTAAGAATGCACACTGCAAGTATATGCCAAGACATTATACCCTGTTTAAAATTAAATCCCAGATAAGAATTGTAACCAAATCAAAATTTGAACTATCTTTCCAGCAATATGCCAAAatattttgatcattttcaaACTAGCACCTTGCATTTCTCAACAGAATATGATATGCAATCATACAATCACAATACACCAatagatagatatatttatCTGTGGATTTGTGAAGGCACAGAGATTATCAACCACATACACTACTTATCAAAATAAAAGAGATTACTATAGCTGACAACTTGCCACAAAGTGCAGTTTCAGTTTCAAGCTTGTGTTAGATTTGTGATAAAATCTAGGAAGTGTATGCCTCAAACCTGCTTGGACATGTAGCAACTAGCAACCACAGTCCAGGCACTAGATCTTGGAAACAAGCAAATCCTGAGAATTAAGATGTACCAATCTCCAAGAAAGAAAACCAATTAACTTTTAGAGAAGAAGAAGCTTGAGATAACGGATAGTCTAAAAAAGTTCCAAGGGACTATGGCTGAGCATTGTATGATAACAGTGACAAATCATCCCTGATGcccatttttaaatttttttttctcactttaCCACGGTTTGATCGAAAAACAACTAATGATTTGTACCAATTTGGAACCATTAAAGTGCATAATGCACTtagaaattcaaagaaaactcCAAATTCCTCGCTCCAAAATTAATCAAAAGTCTGAACGCCTTAATATTCtacttattttcataaatatttatcacAATGAATTAAAAGACACTGATTATTCCACATTCTTATGGCTTAAAGCAACACATAGTGATCATATGCTGTATTTCACAAATTTAAACTTACACTCGCATACATACATCAGAAGAGAGCTTACTGAATGGGAGGACGAGCTGGAACGGAAGAGAAGGCGGAGGGGAGGTTGTCGCCGGTGGTAGTATCGGAATTCTGGATTTCCTCTGAGGAGTCTTCCGGAAGTGATGAAAGGTTTGAAGAATCCATTTCCAGGTGAGTTTGATAGATCAGAGATGGTATGGCGATCAATTTCACGGAGAAATCCGACGGCTTCTCTGTTCTTCCTCTTATGGGAAGTTCACTGGAAAACTTGGAAAGTTAGAAGTTTCGCCTTCTCAAACTGAACTCAATACAGGAGGAATAATTTGATCCGGCCCAATTAATTTCATGCAAAGTGCTCTGAAGTGATCCAATCTGTGGTTTCCTGCTAGCCCAGGCCCATATACCCAAAATgaaattgttataccatggactacaCTACTACAGTACATTATGCATTGTAGATCCTAATCTAAAACGACATTCATATTATGTACTTGaaatttacatattatataccttCAATCAGTAAATTATGTAAATAGGTATATATTATGTTAACTAAaagtgtataatatattaattgcaaatacataatatgaatgtcgttttggaccagaGTCCACAATGTAAGGTGGACTTGGTTCATTGTATAATTTGCTCCAAAATGGGGTAACTTATTCTACAAttgttatatggtggaccatggtccaccacaacgttgtttattttaattaaaatgataatttagtattacattacagatatgtgtattatcaaatgaatatatagtagaattaaaatgataatttagtattgttatatataatgaACTTATTacgtgtataaaatgaaactgaataacagagTTCATATAGATatttatattgtcaaatgaacatgtattagaattaaaatgatactttagtattgttgtaattaacatatagtatgtataaaatgaaactaaatagcaAAGCTCACACAAATATGTATTCTATCAAATGGACATGTagtgaaattaaaatgatactttagtattgctataatgaaccTATTATGTGTATACAATGAAACGAGATAACAGAGACATGATAtgcaattaaaatgatactcaacgttactataatgaaactagtatgtatgaaaaatgaaaaaaaaaaaaaaaacatacaatgATAACAAATTAGTAAAACGtcaacgattttttttttaatcgaaTTCAAATGTCATTTTACTTTATGCTTCACGCtgctacatggaccatggtccacagtaaaatatTCTATGGACCAGTTgctatatcgtggaccatggtccaaaaacgctACCATTtcattaagtaaagaaacggttgtcgtcacatcttaacggagttccgtaaatgaaactagctacagttcatctcaaatgatactgcctcacatttgtttttatattatcaaataaaactgcaattatatcaaaatgaaactatagttgtattgaaaggaaactgcagtgtatataaaaagaaactgaataacagtttcacatatttgagtgtataatgttgaatgaaactatagttatatcgaaaagaaactgtagttgtgttgaaaggaaactgtattgtatataaaatgaaactgaataacagtttcatatatttgggtgtatattgtctaatgaaattgtagttatatcgaaatgatacttagttgtgttgtaatgaaagtatagtgcatataaaatgaaactacataaTAGTATCACATATTTtagtgtataatgtcaaatgaaactgtagttatatcgaaaataaactgtaattgtgttgaaagaaaaatgCAGTGTACgggtgccgtttcttttcattaatcaaaatgatattgttttgATGCATAAACTACCCTGCATTGTGGACTgcggtccacaataaaatttgcgtgTCAATGATGAGTGATCTATCTCCCCATATAAATCATGGTCCATATTTGCCATGTAAATTATGGTCCGCAACCAAAAAATGAAAACTTGTTAGTTTTGAACCATGGTAATAAATGAATGCAAATTATGATATGGTTTCaagtccatcttgcaaggtggacccaggtttatatttacaattttagatctcaatatataaaattacattactcaatattcacaatttttaaattctacattcataattttgttatatagattcaaaaattgtgttatactgttgaatatagagttatgaaattgtgaatatagagttctgtaattgtggatatagagttataaaattcagttgttatatcgtggattatggtccaaaaacgacaccgtttctttaagtaaagaaacggctgCCGTTACAtattaacggagctccgtaaatgaaactacaattcATTTCAAATGATATTgcatcacatttgtttttatattataaaatgaagttgtagttatatcaaaataaaactgtagttatgttgaaagtaAATTGcactgtatataaaatgaaattgaataacaatttcacatatttgaggtatattgtccaatgaaactgtagttatatcgaaatgattctgcagttgtgttgaaaggaaactacagtgtattataaaagaaatcgtagttgtgttgaaagaaaattgtAGTGTgcgtatataaaatgaaactgaataaaagtttcacatatttgagtatataatgtcgaatgaaactgtagttatatcgaaaagaaactgtagttgtgttgaaaaaaaattgcagtgtatataaaataaaattgaatatgtGTTACACATAGAGTTATTTTTGCGGAACGAGTGTCATTtctgccgtttcttttcattaatcaaaatgacattgttttgatgcatggactaccatgcattgtggaccgcagttcacattaaaatttacgtctaaaattatgaacataaaattctaaaattataaatatgtctTGAATCCACCTTGTAAGATGAACACGAGTCCATCGCATAACAATcaataaatgaaaatgtcaGAACATCCGTTGCTTTCGTCCAACAAGAAATCTTTTCTTCCTTGcggaaaaaaaagtttaaaaaataaagaaaaaggattTTACGCaataagaattaatattatcttTTCGCGATTCTGTTAAGGGATAGTGACTCTTCCACAACCTACCACCTAATtgtttattattctatttttgtCATTATTTTGTATTGCCGTCTAGTAAAAGATTATGATTTTAAACCACTCGTAATAATAATGATGTGAACCACCTAgtattttattagaaaaaattgaAGTGTATTATCACTTATCAGTGAgtactgttggtcccaaggggatggggtacaagtctagaggggggtgaatagacttgtataagattttgcaaatcttttcaacctctcgtgtgtattgaacttaggatgtttaggttcgatacctcacgaggtgaagacaaagttttatgcgcagcggaaatgttatccccttttagttagcacgagtttgagttagttcgagaagtgcgtttatatgcagtgcaatcgagaggttagcgagagataaaaacagtaagtaaatgcaagagagatttttaagtggttcggccaacccgcctacgtccactcttcttccagaaactccctggaaggattgcactaaaaacttccctttttagtacaatatcgagcgcttgagctttgatcacgaagcccgcctcaagcctcaggtttttcgccccgcttcttgttactccacctctcgagcacttgacctttgatcaccaagcccgcgtcaagcctcaggatcttcacaagacagctcccaggttactctacctctccaaggtctttctccccgcttccagctactccacctctcgagcacttgacctttgatcaccaagcccgcgtcaagcctcaggtttctttcactcggacagctgccaggttactccacctctcttgcttaatccaaagcaaggtgtttttggttgtcacagttgaatgtaacaggctccaatctgaccacaagctatcgttgaatcaacttcgatgtagagcagcttcggtcaccttctggatgtataacagtttaagctttgtaactctcttgaaacactaagatgtgttttctcgctattttgaatatcaggatgatattccaagttaaccacttgcactttgaacgttttagacagacacttcttaagaatttcgaaccccttcacttcacttcctttctttttctcttctcttttattccttttgtgtctttacgtccttatatatgagagtagaggaataattccgttggagggaaaattattccgtttgaaatttgtctcccatgctgatcatgggtcttgcgtattttcagcatatttcatggagtggtgatcttgtaacttgaacctctttgtcttgtagtgaatattccatagttcactttcttgagtccatgctccactttcgtcttttggtaaaagttactctttttatattcccattattccttgattgtagggaatcagaccacttcagcattggtgcaccttttgaccgtttgtggtggaaatctgacgtgtcatccatttccgcccattttgaaatcttcacgttcggcacctcttcattattccatctccatgatattcttcttctccaaactttaagtatgaccgtcattcagctttgttggagaattgttagtgtatcgagaccaaggttgatatcttgatcgcttgatgtctcgaactcaaatatcgagaggtctatctctcgaactctgtttatgtctcgaactggataactgtatcgagaggtcctacctctcgaactctgcttatgtctcgagacttagttgatgtctcgcagacccttattcctccagtgttgtcccatgccttcttctgatctgtctatatgattacaatacacgagacttctaagatgttcaaacaaatttacctcaagcttaaatattttccgagttgagctcaaagttactcggttgtattttcgctcttggtttacttgtcgaacttacagcgttttgcctatgcgtcgagactcggggatttctacttaacagttggtatcatcaaaacctattacatgatgttcctaacaagtaCTCCATTGTATTGCATATTTTAATGTTGTaggagaaagagaaaaaaattaaaaaaaaatattggccctgtttgataacatagttagtttatcagttaattttgacttatttgaccactatttgctatttgacttggttaaacagtcaatataagtgtttaattaattagttttttgtaacaatttattacttcaaaatactacggagtaaaattcaaaaagttgctcaaaaatGCTTTTTCcatcaactttttgagaaagtcattttgcatttaatcaactatcagctgacaactaatttaccaaacatctttctacaatcaactaatgttatcaactaatcaaatccACTAatacaatcagctaacaactatttaccaaacacctcatattgtaatcaatttttttagcCAACTGATGTATGTGTGTAACGTTGACAAAGAGTAAAAAATAGTGTACAAAGTGAGAATAGGTATAGTTTAACACATCCATTAAGAACTATACTAATTGTAAAGTGATTCACTTTATAAACCCTAATGTAGGTAAACGTTGTTTGGAGTAATTAAGGTAGTGGCGTCAAGTTAGATGATATCAACTAACTCTAACAACTAACAAGGAGAACATCTTTGGCTAGTCCCCTATCACTTGTCGGCAAAAAATGTTGCAGCAGCCATAATTAGGCAAATATCAACAATTGACAAAGAATTAGGCAAGTCAAAAAGGGTTAGGCATGGAGTTAGACATctaccaaaatatttattatttggtccctaaactttggactaactacaaaatgaccccaatttttcaactataaatagggaggtcattttgccattctagtcatcccaaatcattctattcttccctcatatactagagatattagagagtttgttaagtgtatttctccttcctagcaagagagaattatccttgttttctccttgttagttagagagtggttgtaactcctattttctcatagtgaaattcttctacccttgcccgtggtttttaccctaatttgtttaggggttttccacgtaaaatctgtgcctcatttatttttctttctcaaattattNgacttag contains these protein-coding regions:
- the LOC116015372 gene encoding protein phosphatase methylesterase 1; this encodes MDSSNLSSLPEDSSEEIQNSDTTTGDNLPSAFSSVPARPPIQSSSQKYGPLDWSDYFDKEDDVQISDSNDVFHVYLAGTEGPVVLCLHGGGYSGLSFALAASKMKEKARIVAMDLRGHGKSSTENEVDLSIETLCSDVVAVFKTMYGDAPPAVVLVGHSMGGAVAVHIAAKKVLSTLAGLIVVDVVEGTAMSSLIHMQKILSNRMQHFSSLEKAIEWSVKGGTLRNIDSARISIPSTLIFDDSKKCYTYRSRLEETEQYWRGWYEGLSEKFLSSAVPKLLLLAGTDRLDRSLTIGQMQGKFQMVVVRHTGHAIQEDVPDEFASLILNFISRNRIGPRGVEIPGIHSWSKPKP